Proteins co-encoded in one Arachis stenosperma cultivar V10309 chromosome 7, arast.V10309.gnm1.PFL2, whole genome shotgun sequence genomic window:
- the LOC130939781 gene encoding probable 2' cyclic ADP-D-ribose synthase BdTIR, whose translation MQRVSTMLCRKIAHPACDVFINHRGIDTKRNIAGLLYDRLTAMGVRSFLDSMNMKPGDRLFHHIDRAIVGSKVGVAVFSPRYCESYFCLHELALLMESKKRVVPIFYDVKPSQLVVKDNGTCPAKELRRFSLALEEAKYTVGLTFDPLKGDWSEMLKDASEAVIMNLLEVEEESKRMKRRP comes from the exons ATGCAGCGTGTATCAACAATGTTGTGCCGCAAAATAGCTCACCCAGCATGCGATGTTTTCATCAACCACCGTGGCATCGACACCAAAAGGAACATTGCGGGCTTGTTGTATGACCGGTTAACGGCAATGGGTGTCAGGAGTTTCTTGGATAGTATGAACATGAAACCGGGGGACAGACTCTTTCACCATATTGATAGGGCCATTGTTGGAAGTAAAGTTGGTGTCGCTGTATTCTCGCCACGCTATTGCGAGTCTTACTTTTGTCTCCATGAGCTCGCTCTGCTCATGGAGTCAAAGAAGAGGGTTGTCCCCATCTTCTACGATGTTAAGCCTTCGCAGCTTGTCGTTAAGGATAATGGAACTTGTCCGGCAAAAGAGCTGCGGAGATTTAGTTTGGCGCTTGAAGAAGCTAAGTATACCGTTGGATTAACCTTTGATCCTTTAAAAGG GGACTGGTCGGAGATGTTAAAAGACGCTTCAGAAGCAGTGATAATGAACTTACTTGAAGTTGAGGAAGAGAGTAAGCGCATGAAGAGGAGGCCTTGA